One genomic region from Daphnia magna isolate NIES linkage group LG10, ASM2063170v1.1, whole genome shotgun sequence encodes:
- the LOC123476923 gene encoding uncharacterized protein LOC123476923, translated as MEQLRTVEFSRCIFSDEDQIVRTELDTFVDASEEACAAVCFIRNVYGDHRVIVRFIKAVTKLAPLKTVSVCKLELNAGLLGARLARFVESSLTRKIAARRFWTDSSTVRNWVRALSGDYQIYVSNRIGEIQTLTDPSEWRFVSGVLNPADAATRSQLGDRAIPAWWLDGPPFLYQEETAWPQDLPWTMEKAEMRGARAHLSDVVAETIVPFDWKTVKIAAGDVPTLIRLENDYLDLVRRCQRETYPEEISRLERGKAIRPTSTLQPLTPFLDRALYPVLDKEMNGQRNPSEEILRTLLFEVSGLLNSRPLTYVSSDADDIRPLTPNDFLNRPQLRIYRRESSLEPCHGTTTGTFNGWLTASGSCGMEHSYSP; from the exons ATGGAGCAGCTAAGGACGGTGGAGTTTTCCCGCTGCATTTTTTCGGATGAAGACCAGATCGTCCGGACCGAGCTGGATACGTTCGTAGACGCCTCTGAGGAGGCCTGTGCCGCTGTATGTTTTATCCGCAATGTCTACGGTGACCACCGAGTGATCGTGCGTTTCATCAAGGCAGTGACCAAGTTAGCTCCGTTAAAAACAGTGTCCGTGTGCAAGTTGGAACTGAACGCTGGTCTTCTTGGAGCGCGTTTGGCCCGTTTCGTGGAATCTTCATTGACCCGGAAGATAGCAGCGCGTCGTTTTTGGACCGATAGCAGTACCGTGCGCAATTGGGTTCGGGCGTTGTCCGGTGACTACCAGATTTATGTGAGCAACCGTATTGGCGAGATCCAGACCCTAACGGATCCTTCGGAGTGGCGTTTCGTTTCAGGGGTGCTAAACCCAGCAGATGCTGCGACCCGCTCTCAACTGGGTGACCGGGCAATCCCAGCGTGGTGGTTGGACGGACCACCCTTCTTGTATCAAGAGGAGACGGCCTGGCCCCAAGACCTCCCCTGGACCATGGAGAAGGCGGAGATGCGTGGGGCCCGCGCCCATTTGAGTGATGTTGTGGCAGAGACAATAGTGCCATTTGACTGGAAGACGGTGAAGATAGCTGCCGGCGACGTGCCCACTCTCATTAGGTTAGAGAATGACTATCTCGATCTTGTCCGACGGTGCCAGCGGGAGACCTATCCTGAGGAGATTAGCAGACTTGAACGTGGAAAGGCGATCCGTCCTACATCAACCTTACAGCCCTTGACCCCCTTTTTGGAT AGAGCGCTCTATCCCGTGCTGGACAAGGAGATGAACGGGCAGCGTAATCCAAGTGAGGAGATTCTTCGGACGCTCCTGTTTGAAGTGTCGGGACTGCTCAATTCCCGCCCACTGACTTATGTCAGCTCAGATGCTGACGATATTCGGCCCTTGACGCCGAACGATTTTTTGAATCGCCCCCAATTGCGGATCTACCGGCGGGAGAGTTCTCTCGAGCCTTGCCACGGGACCACTACCGGTACGTTCAACGGATGGCTGACCGCTTCTGGGAGCTGTGGCATGGAGCATTCCTACAGTCCATGA
- the LOC116935159 gene encoding uncharacterized protein LOC116935159, with translation MAEDIAALTIDQCRGRQKVLRQKITGCSTRIRKVITNKLSCREATRLLDDARTLLGDSGPINDRLLELLEEAEGEQQQESFLRYGGDVDAVADEVAAYLSSREGDISSVPGWDPADPETGKAPGEKLAILKRNVRGETADLVYGLGGGALAYKESLRRLKGTCGSRAVIRAAHLQALDRVEPPTPATFRRFAEKVRTHLFNLTWIGETSHADLIERLTQKLQPHDRLHWNDGQRGGLERRTMSEFGLWLCTRAAAYQNAYSIAAEQHQRSNNPARPPQAVNNPYHQKRHSRAHQASTNHRAGPARGAPAPTPREGTTPAPKTPYCFKCEGEHRLADCQFFKNMPVAGRMTFLMVRGLCYCCFGVRNGASNCSFKKECGKDGCKAFHHPLIHTDRGLPERTGTSHFARAMSGTIAFGVIRLDAMNADGELVPINVMLDARSNTTFIREGLVRSLRISGERQTLRVQGVADAASTHPNSEELFLQLMTAFGDIVTLKGSTLKTVTQPVPVYNWEQHRHRWTHLNDLPPLRSSGGRIDVLIGLNHTTLITPTDYRLGADDEPAAIKTRLGWTILGVLGSGSTTEALCHRAFASPDVHITAELVEQLRRFCDTESFGTEYQGAGMSTDDRRAVEKLDAETKKLDVGYQAPILWKDEEPPLLPDKRSVADSRLRPLLNKFARDPAYETHYRESMAKNFAEGYARRLSATEVEERPTRYWLPHFAVPKVAGRPELRLVFDAAAKYRGRSLNGYVTPGPALQNPLPAVILHFREGEVAWSADIGAKFSRIRLDDMDRRYLRFLWPEGDGTVTTCEMTRVTFGVSCSPYTAIRTTWRAADDAAVDQGEAAAAIRKYLYVDDYLDSSKTTDEALRRATAVNKALSSGDFHLTHWVTNDARLMEQLSLPDPKESSVNTVNLGADDAEMVLGITWRPATDVLGFRVRWLDYLIPSAPLPQ, from the exons ATGGCGGAAGATATCGCAGCGCTCACCATCGACCAATGCAGGGGCCGCCAGAAGGTACTCCGTCAGAAGATAACCGGATGCAGCACCCGTATCCGGAAGGTTATAACCAACAAGCTTTCATGCCGTGAAGCCACCCGCCTCCTGGATGACGCTCGCACTCTCCTTGGTGATTCCGGCCCGATCAATGACCGTTTATTGGAGCTGTTGGAGGAGGCTGAGGGGGAGCAACAACAAGAATCATTCCTGCGTTACGGAGGAGATGTTGACGCAGTGGCGGACGAGGTGGCTGCGTACCTCTCTAGCCGAGAAGGGGATATATCTTCCGTCCCTGGATGGGATCCTGCAGATCCGGAG ACCGGTAAGGCGCCTGGAGAGAAGCTGGCGATTTTGAAGAGGAACGTACGGGGAGAGACGGCCGATTTAGTTTACGGATTAGGTGGAGGTGCGCTGGCCTACAAGGAATCCCTCCGACGTTTGAAGGGGACATGTGGCAGCCGTGCAGTTATCCGTGCAGCACACCTACAGGCCCTGGATCGAGTCGAGCCACCGACACCCGCTACATTCCGTAGATTTGCTGAAAAGGTGAGGACTCACCTCTTCAATCTCACCTGGATCGGTGAGACCAGCCATGCTGATTTGATCGAGCGACTCACACAGAAACTTCAGCCCCACGATCGGTTACACTGGAATGACGGCCAGCGTGGAGGATTGGAGCGTCGCACCATGAGCGAGTTTGGCCTCTGGTTATGTACGCGAGCGGCTGCGTACCAGAATGCCTATTCCATTGCCGCCGAGCAGCACCAGAGGAGCAACAATCCAGCGCGGCCACCCCAGGCGGTAAACAACCCGTATCATCAGAAGAGACATTCACGGGCCCACCAGGCCTCCACCAATCACAGGGCCGGACCGGCTCGAGGGGCTCCTGCCCCTACCCCTCGTGAAGGAACGACACCAGCACCCAAAACTCCGTATTGTTTTAAATGTGAGGGTGAGCATCGGTTGGCTGATTGCCAATTCTTCAAGAATATGCCCGTAGCTGGACGAATGACGTTCCTAATGGTGCGCGGCCTGTGCTACTGTTGCTTCGGTGTGCGAAATGGAGCTAGCAACTGTAGCTTCAAGAAAGAATGTGGCAAGGATGGATGTAAGGCGTTCCACCACCCTCTGATCCACACTGACCGGGGACTTCCGGAGAGAACGGGCACCTCACATTTTGCCAGAGCAATGTCCGGTACCATCGCCTTTGGGGTGATCCGCCTCGACGCCATGAATGCTGACGGGGAGCTGGTGCCCATTAATGTCATGTTGGACGCCAGGAGCAACACAACTTTCATCCGCGAGGGATTGGTTCGTTCGCTCCGGATTTCGGGCGAGCGACAGACACTTCGAGTCCAGGGAGTAGCTGACGCGGCCTCAACGCACCCGAATTCAGAGGAATTGTTTCTTCAGCTGATGACGGCCTTCGGTGACATAGTGACCCTTAAGGGCTCGACCCTGAAGACCGTGACACAGCCAGTTCCCGTGTACAATTGGGAGCAGCATCGCCACCGTTGGACCCACCTTAACGACCTGCCGCCGCTACGCAGCTCTGGCGGAAGAATCGACGTCCTGATTGGTTTAAACCATACAACTCTTATCACACCGACAGATTATCGACTCGGAGCCGACGACGAGCCAGCGGCTATCAAGACAAGGCTAGGATGGACAATCCTTGGTGTTTTGGGATCAGGATCGACGACGGAGGCCCTCTGCCACCGTGCCTTTGCCTCTCCAGATGTACACATCACAGCGGAGTTGGTGGAACAACTACGACGGTTCTGCGACACCGAATCATTCGGCACCGAGTACCAGGGCGCGGGAATGTCCACAGACGATCGACGGGCAGTCGAAAAGTTGGATGCTGAAACCAAGAAGCTGGATGTGGGTTACCAGGCCCCAATTCTCTGGAAGGATGAAGAGCCTCCATTGTTGCCCGACAAACGGAGTGTAGCTGATTCTCGGCTTCGTCCGCTTCTGAACAAATTTGCAAGAGATCCAGCCTATGAGACACACTATCGAGAGTCGATGGCGAAGAATTTTGCGGAAGGTTACGCAAGGCGGCTGTCTGCCACAGAGGTCGAGGAGCGGCCAACTCGATATTGGCTACCCCATTTTGCAGTGCCCAAGGTTGCTGGGCGCCCTGAGCTGCGGTTGGTTTTCGACGCAGCTGCTAAGTACCGAGGGAGGAGCCTTAACGGCTACGTCACACCGGGCCCAGCACTTCAAAATCCGCTCCCAGCTGTCATTCTACACTTCCGGGAGGGAGAGGTGGCGTGGTCGGCAGACATAGGTGCCAAGTTCAGCCGCATTCGGCTGGACGACATGGATCGTCGCTATCTTCGATTCCTGTGGCCGGAAGGAGATGGAACGGTGACAACGTGTGAGATGACACGGGTAACATTCGGTGTGTCATGTTCGCCCTATACGGCTATCCGGACGACCTGGAGAGCAGCAGACGACGCAGCCGTGGACCAAGGTGAGGCGGCCGCCGCCATCCGGAAATACCTGTACGTTGACGATTACCTGGATTCCAGCAAGACCACTGACGAGGCGCTGCGCCGGGCGACAGCAGTCAACAAGGCTTTGAGCAGTGGTGACTTCCACCTGACCCATTGGGTGACCAACGATGCACGCCTGATGGAGCAGCTCTCTCTTCCAGATCCAAAGGAAAGTAGTGTCAACACAGTGAACCTCGGCGCTGACGATGCCGAGATGGTCCTTGGCATCACCTGGAGGCCTGCCACTGATGTTTTAGGTTTTCGTGTCCG GTGGCTGGATTATTTGATCCCCTCGGCGCCGCTGCCCCAATGA